CGTTATGTATTACGTACGTTGAAATCTCTCTCAAGAGAGAAAATTTATTTGTATTGTTTAAATCGTAGCTGTTTTAAGAGCTACTTCAAAGCAGTAAAACCGAACTAAATATTCGCAAACCCCGATATTTGTTAAAAGAAATAAACCCAAAATCGCTCTTTTTACTGTGTGGGTTAATAGAGATCGCTATTCGCTCTCTTAATTAAATGCTATATACTGCTCGCAATAAATTTAAATACATCTTTTAGTTTATGAAACGAGGCAGCAAAACCATACTAACCTTATTATTAGTTGGCATATTATTATTAAGTAGCTGTGGCGATCGCAATACGATCGAATCAGAAAGACCCCTGAAAATAACTTTTTGGCACGGCATCAACCCTCCAGAAAATCGCGATATTTTTCAAGAGTTAGTTACTAGTTTTAATCAGCAACATAGCGATATTGAAGTAAAAGCTTTATATGTCGGACAGCCAGATGCCCAACTACCTAAAATTTTTGCTGCTACCGTTAGTGGACAGCCACCAGATATGTTGTGGTTTGTTCCTCAAATCACTGGTAAGTTGGTACAGTTAGGTGCTTTGCTTCCTTTAGAAACTTGGCTGAATGATGCCCCAGTTAAAAACGATATCGACCCAGTAATGTTTGCTTCGATGAAGCTGAAAGAACATATTTATTCAATTCCTTTTGCTACCAACAATGCTGCTGTTTTCTATCGTCCTGGTTTATTTGCCGAAGCGGGAATTACCGAGCTACCTACAAATTGGTCGGAGTTTAAAGCTGCTGCCAAAAAACTCACTAAAGATACTAACGGCGACGGTCGCCTAGATCGCTATGGCGTTCTATTATCTTTAGGTAAGGGAGAATGGACGGTATTTGCCTGGCTGCCGTTTATTTACAGTGCGGGGGGAAATTTACTAGCTAACGGTCAGCCAGACCTAACAAATAGCGGTACGGTGGCAGCTTTGCAGTTAGGAGCAGATTTAGTAGAAGCTAAAGCAGCTGTTTTGTCTTCTCCAGAAAGAGGTTACGAACTGGATGATTTCTTGTCGGGAAGAGCGGCGATGCAGGTAACTGGTCCTTGGACTCTGTCACAGCTACAGCCAACTGAAATTGATTATGATGTTTTTCCCATACCCGTTGCTGAAACTCCAGCCGCAGTTATTGGCGGCGAAAATGTCTTTGTATTTAAAACTACTTCCGAACGAGAGCGGGCTTCTCTAAAATTTTTAGAATATATTTTAAGCGAAGAATTTCAAACCGCTTGGGCTTTAAAAACAGGTTATTTACCAATTAATTTAAAATCGCAACAGAGCGCAGAGTATCAAAATTTTGTAGCAGAAAATCCCGTGTTAGAAGTGTTTTTAAACCAAATGAAAGTAGCCAAATCGCGTCCAATTATTACGCAGTATACTCGCCTGTCAGAAAATTTGGGTAGAGCGATTGAAGCGACGCTTTTGCAACGACAAACACCAAAAACAGCTTTACAAGAATCGCAGCAGCGTTTGGAACTTATATTTGATAATTAAAAAAAGCTATAAGCCATTAGCTATAAGCTATAAGCTTATTAATTAAATTAGTAAATATAGAGCGATCGCTATGTAAAATAAAACTTTGTTTTAGACCAATTCGGCAACGCAAGACTTGAGTAAGTTATTAATGTCCCATCCTATTAATTCTTGTCAACTACCACCATTTTTACAGTCAGGAGACTTAGTTACGGTTATTGCACCTAGTGGTGCTTTAAAAGAAACTCAGGTAGCAGCATCGGGTTTGGCAATATGGCGATCGCAAGGCTATCGAATAAGATTGGGAAGCAATTATCGCTCTGGCTATGGATATCTAGCAGGAACCGATCGCGAAAGAAGACAAGTATTAGCCGCAGCCTGGAACGATCCTGAGTGCAAAGCAATTGTTTGTCTGAGGGGTGGTTATGGTAGTGCGCGGTTATTAGAAGCTTGGGACTGGCAGCAAGAAAATTCTGCTGCCAAATGGCTAATCGGTTTTTCCGACATTACCTGTTTGCTGTGGAGTCTTGCCAGGGTAGGTATTGCCAGTCTTCACGCTCCCGTACTGACTACTTTAGCGGCAGAGCCAAAATGGTCGCTCGAACGCCTTTTCGGCTGTTTGCGCGGCGAAACTCTCACTCCCTTACAAGGTCAAGGTTGGGGTGGTGGAAAAGCTAACGGAATTTTACTACCTGCAAATCTTACTGTAGCTACTCATCTGCTGCAAACGCCACTTCAGCCCTCTCTAACAGGAGCTATTTTAGCCTTTGAAGACGTTACCGAATATCCCTATCGTATCGATCGCCAACTGACTCAATGGCGGTTGATGGGAGCTTTTAAAACCGTAAAAGGAATTGCTCTGGGTAGGTTTAGCCGCTGCGATGCACCCAAAGGCAGCAAAAGTTGGAAAATAGAAGCCGTGTTGCGCGATCGCCTGGGAGATCTAGATATTCCGATCGTTTCGGACTTACCCTTCGGACACGACGGAGTCAATGCTGCTTTACTCGTCGGGCGATCGGTAGAATTAGATGGCGAAGCAGGTATTTTAAGTTGGAACTAAGATTAAATATAGGCTAGCCAGTAGAAAATATAAATTTATAAGGAGAACACATTTTGCCTCATACTATTGTCACCGAAACTTGCGAAGGAGTAGCAGATTGTGTCGATGCTTGTCCCGTAGCCTGTATTCATGAAGGACCGGGAAAAAACGCTAAAGGACATGACTGGTACTGGATTGATTTTGCCACCTGTATTGACTGCGGTATATGTTTGCAAGTATGCCCTGTAGAAGGCGCGATCGTGGGAGAAGAAAGACCAGAACTGCAACAAACTCCTGGTTAATACCTTCATTTGCGCTCGACCCAGGTAAAACTTTTTTAGACAAACACCAAGCATAAAACTTGTTGTGAGTTTCTTTAAAAGACAATGCCTGGGTTTTTTATTTTGTTGAAATTGGTATTAACCTTAAGTTCACATCTATGTCACTTAATTGTCATATTTAATTGTCAAAATAGTATGTAAAAACAAACTGGTTTCAGAAAACATACACCAAATGTCTGCTTTTAAAACAATTTTGACAACAATAGTTAGCACTGGTATTGCAGGTGCTTTAATGGCATTGCCAGTTCGAGCTAATGAAGATAATTTAATTTATAAATCTAAAGATGCAGAACTAACTTTAAGCCAAAATTATTATGACTATAGCGATCGCCCAAACAATAATGAACCAGCCAATGATTTTAATAAAACTATTGGTCTAATTGGTTTGGCAGTAGGTACTGGCTTTGTTGGTTGGCGTGTCGCACGTTCCTATAAGCCTTCTGTAGAAAACTCTATACCTGCATTAAATAACCACAACGCCTCCCTACTCGATCGCGTTAGTCCCAAACTGCGCCAGCAGCTATTAAGGTTGGTACACAATCGTCAGACGGCAGATCGTCTTTTATCTGGTACTTTACTTAGTCATCCCAACCGCTCTCCCAACTGGCTAGCCGAAAAAGTTATTTACGATCTACAGCGCGATCGCTGACAAAAATTTGATTAGACAATTTAATAGTACTATGAAGCGATCTCCTTCCTACTTTAAATGCGATTGAATTAGAGTTAACGGTAAAGCGTGTTTTTGGTTGGCTCAAAATGGGAAAATAGTTAACTTTAAAAAAGATAATCTATGGCGCGATTGTGAGCTATAAACTAGAAATAGCTTTATACTTGCTCTCTAACCCAACTGCGAAAGGCTTTCATTCTCTTGTTTCTTCCTTCGGTTCTACACTATGATAAATATTGAGGAACGACTTCAATTAGAGAGAAATTGGGAAAATTGGCACTAGATTTAGACTCAACATATTTACCATCTATTAAAAGCAAAATTTGCAGCTTATTTTTTTCATGTCTCCATAGTTCTGGTACGCCTAAAGCTTGATATATTTCTGGATGGGTACGATTGGTAACGTCTATTTCTATAGCTAAATCTGGTGGTGGATCGACAGACAAGTCTAATCTATTTTTGCCTCTAACTACAGCTTCATTTTGAATGTAAAAACAGCTATCTGGCTCAATTCCTACAGACATCAATTGATTTTTAAAAGTAGTAGAACCCAAAGGACAAAATTCAATATCTAGTTCTTCTAGCAGAATTTCTACAAAATTACTCAGATAAACTTTGTTGACTTCGTGTTCTGGTAATGGTGTCATGATTTCCATTTGTCCTCTGTCATAGGCAATTCTAGAACCGCGACTTTCCCCCAGATCTTCTAAAATAGCCTCAAATTCATCCCAGCTAATATCGTTAAGCACTACTGTTTGTCCTGGCGGAACTATAATTCTGTTAACTTCTAGTAGCATAGTTTTTCTACAAGTAATGCTCTCTGAAGATGAGGCGTAACACCAATCGGATTGTCGCTCGAAATTGCTTTTAAAGAAGAACTTTATTTACTTTATCGATCGCGATCGCGCAGTAATCACCTATATCTCATTTATAGCAAAAGGTTTGTGTTTAACGATATTGGGTAAATGGTAGACAGTAAAGTGTACATAGTAGATTTCGATCGCTAATAATTAACTTAGTAATGGCACAACTTAGTACTTTAAGCAGCATTCTCTCTCACTGGTATCGACAGCAGCTAACAGCAGCAGAGATAGAGCAATTAATTAAAACTGAATTAGCCGATAAACACAGATGTAAGGCTTTCAGAATCGATCGCGCTAACTGTCAGGAGAAACTTGAGGCGCGATCGCAATTATTTAAATTAGTTGCAACTCCAGTAGTTCAATGGTGTAAAAGCCAGGGATTTGAGCGGCAAGAAGATATTTTACTCATGCTCTGGAGATTATGGTTGCCATTAGCCATGCAGCTAGACGCAACTAGAAACAAATTAGGCAGAACCTCGATCGAAGGCATACTAGGAGGACAGGGAACGGGGAAAAGCACATTAGCCAGTATTTTAAAGCTAATTTTGAACCAATTAGGACATTCAGTAGCCATCCTGTCCATCGACGATCTTTATTTGACTTATGCCGAAAGACAACAACTACAGCAACAAGATCCTCGTTTAATCTGGCGCGGTCCTCCAGGTACTCATGATGTAAACTTGGGCTTACAGGTTATCGAGAGATGTTTATCAGCAAATACTAGCGAACCTATTTTGTTACCTCGCTTTGATAAATCGGCTTTTGAAGGGGCGGGCGATCGCACTACCCCAGAAGCCATAGAGAAGATAGATATTTTGCTGTTTGAAGGCTGGTTTGTAGGGGTACAGCCTATAGATGATAGAGTATTCGAGAATCCTCTAGAACCAATTACTACCTCTGAAGATTGTCAATTTGCTAGAGATAACAATCGAAGACTCAAAGCTTATTTACCACTGTGGGAAAAACTAGATAGCCTTATCGTACTCAATCCTGTCGATTATCGTCTCAGCCAACAGTGGCGTAAAGAAGCCGAACAAAAAATGAAACAACAGGGCAAAACAGGTATGAGTGATGCCGAAATCGATCGCTTTGTTGAATATTTTTGGCAAGCTCTGCATCCAGAACTATTTATTGCACCGCTAATTAATAACCGCAATTTAGTTAACCTGGTTATCGAGATCGAGCGCGATCGTAGCATTGGCAAGATTTATTAAAAAAGACTTTAGGCTTTAGTAAAAGTAGACAGTCTTTTAAGCAAGGGGGCGGAGAGATTTTTTTGTCCGACTGATTTTTCCCCTGTTCCTCAGCACCCTGCCCCCAAGCGAAGCGGTGCTTCTTTTAACTGCCATAAACTCTCTGTCCATCTCCTGGTAATAAAGTTAGCATTCTGGGATTAATTTTTTCTCCCGTAGTTACTTCCACATCTTCGTCCCAGACTTCAATCGATAGAACTTTGTTATTAGCGCGGTAATCGTAGTAAGTACATTTGCTAGCGGTGCGGTTTAAAGTCGTACCCGTACGAGTCATAGTAGCTTTACCAGAGCCAACTAAACTATAGATTTCATCGGCATAAGTCAACTGTTTGGGAGGTGTACCGCTAATGTCAATTTGGTTATTGGGTTCGAGCAATGCTACCTCTACGCGATCGTCTTCATCTACCGACAGCCATGCAAGCCGATCGTCTGTTTGGAGTAAATATTCCAGCCAGATATAGCCATTGTCATCATAAGTCAGCTTACCCTCTACCACCCAATCTGTGTCTAAATACTGAACGATATCGCCAATTTCTAAGTTAAAAATATTGCGTTCTAAAGCTGGTAGCTGCGGGCTAGTTTTACCTTGGGGAAGAACACCCTTTTGTTGCAGTACAAGTAATACTATAGCTCCAATAACTGCTGCGATCGCCACTAACCAAACCATAAATTTATTTCTCCTGCCGCTCAACTATTAATTATTGGATTTAAAAGTAGAAAAAATTTCTCTTTAATTTTTTAGTGCCTAGTGCCTTTTCTAATATGCAAACCAACGACGATCTGACTGATAGCGAGTAATAACTGGATCGGAAAGTCGATTGATATCTACTCGATCTAAAGTTATGTCTCCAGGTAAGTCAAATAAATGATGTAAATTTGTTGCGGTGAGAAAACGAGTAGTAACGGGCAACTGCAACCTGGTATCATCGATATTTTGTCTCGACGCTAACACAAATCCCCAAAGACCAAAGCTAGGAACGTTAGTTACGTAAGGATGGGAAATTAAACCTACTTCTGCTATGGTTGCTGCAATACAGCTAATTACTTTGGGTGCAAAAAATGGACTGGAAGCTTGTGTAACTAGTATCCCTGTATCGCTGAGGCGACTTAATAAACGACGATAAAAACCTACTGCATATAGCTTGGCGATAATTTCGCGATCGGGGTCGGGAAAATCGGCAATAATTACATCAAATTGAGTTGGTAACTTGGGTGCAATTTGAAAAGCATCGCCATAAATCACCTTAACGCGTGGATCGGCAAATGAATTTTGATTGACTTTGACTAACTGCGGATAACTGCTAGCTAACTTAACTACTTCTGGATCTAGTTCGATTAAAGTTACTTGCTCTACTTCCTGCCATTTTAAAACTTCTCGCAGTGCCATTCCATCTCCCGCACCCATAATTAATACCTTTTGGCGATCGCCGCTAGCACTCATTGCGGGATGTACTAAGGCTTCATGGTAGCGATATTCATCAAAGGTTGATAGCTGCAAGTCACCATCGAGGAATAGCCGTAAATCTTCTCCCTGACGGGTTAAAACGATACGCTGTACGGCTGACTGAATGCGACGCACTACAGGAGCTTGATAGAGATCGTTTTCTAACCTGTTGCTCAAAGAAGTAGCCAGAGGAGACAAAATTATTAGAGCGATCGCAACTATCAAACCTACATAGCCCCAGCGTCGCAATTGGCTAAATTTTTGTCCGATAAAAAACGCCATCAGTGCGGGAAAAGCACCGAGAATAAAAGCAGTGGGAAACATTCCCAACCAGGGCAACAACAATACGGGAAAAGCTAACGAGCCGAGCAAAGCACCTAAGTAATCTAAAGCTAATACGCCTGCTAGAGCTTCTCTAACTCCTGCTTCTAGTTCTAATACTCTAGTAAGTAAGGGAACTTCTAAACCTGCCAAAATTCCCAATAAAACCGTAGCTAAAAACAACCCCAACCAAAGATAGCCATCGGCAATAAAAAGAGCAAACAAACTTAGAGGTAATAATGCCGTCAGAGGTGCAATTAACAGTTCGACTTTAATAAAAGCTGCAAGTAACTGCTGCTGAGAAGCTTTTTTACTGGCAGTATCGGCAGCAATATACTGACTGAGGTAAGAACCAATACCCATCGCCGCTAAAAAACCACCAACAGCCACACCATAAGCCAAAGCCTGGTTGCCTACCAAATAGCTTGCCAGAGTACCTAAAAGCAACTCTACTGCTAACCCACAACCAGAAGAAACCGCCGCCGTTACTAACAATAATCGTCGCTGAGTTTTATTTAACTGGCGATCGCTTGCGATAGGTAATTTATTTGGCATTAGTTGTGAATTATACTGACTAGATACTTACACTAGTTTTATTGCATTTTAATAAAATTAGTGAAAACTCAAAGAATAGAGTATGCGGTAAAAAACAATGGAAGAACTCGTACAGTTAAGGCAGATGGTGCTGATGTGCAAAACGACCGAAGCGATCGCCTTAATTGACGAACTCGAAGAAATGAGCAAAAGAGCAATTATCAGAAATATTGAATCTTATTTGGTATTGTTGCTTTCTTATTTAATTAAACATCAAGCCGAGCAAAGAATGACTAACGTTCTGGCTACGACAACGTTAGCCCTGATCGCAGTCGAAGAGCTAATTCATAGATGGCATCAATTGTTAATGCAGTAGTAAAAATAAAAAAACTAAATACCAGAAATAAAAACTCTTTCGATCTTAAAGAAAATGATTGAGATGATTATTTGGAAGAAGCGATCTAATTAGCAAGTGCTGAAAATTATATTTGAGATAAAAAAAGTTTTACCGATTGTATTTAATTGCATACAGCTAAGTTTTATGTTTAAAATTTGTTTGCGCTTAATTTTATACAAAGTAGATCTGGCTTGAAATAATTAACTACGTTTAGTTTTATAAACTAAGTCAAAGTAATTGTTCTAGATAGGGTTTGGCTGTATTTACATTCTGAAACCTACGTAAGCTTTTCTACCCTTACCTACTAATTACCGATTTAACAGTTTTTTATTGTCTAATTGAAGATAGTGATTTTACAAAAACATCTCAATAAATAACTTGTAATTACAAGTGTATAAGCTTTAACATTTTTATTTTTGTATATAGATTAAATTGTTGTATAAGTAAAAATTGTTTATATAGATATTCTGACTGAGTTACGAGTAAACAAACTTATAAAGAAAACACATGAGCGAAAACTTTGACGTTATTGTCTTAGGTGCAGGAGGTATGGGAAGTGCTGCTGCTTACTATCTCTCCAAAGCCAACCAAAAAGTTCTGTTGCTAGAGCAATTTGAACTCAATCATCAGCAAGGTAGTTCTTATGGCTACTCCCGTGTTATTCGATATTCATATGACAATCCCGTATATGTCGAGCTAATGCGAGCGGCTTATCCATTATGGTTCGCTTTGCAGGAAGAGGCTAAAGAAACTCTATACGTGCGAACGGGAGGACTGGATTTTGGTCTGCCCAGTCAACCGACTTTTGCTAAATTACGCCACAGCATGGATCGAGCTAAACTCCAATACGAACATTTGACTGCTGCTGAGGCAGGCGATCGCTTTCCGCAATTTCAGTTCGAGTCTGGTATGGAGGCACTATATCAGCATGAAACTGGTTTGTTAGCAGCTTCTAAATGCGTCCTGGCGCATACTCGGTGTGCGATCGAGCGAGGAGCTATTTTCAAAGATCGTACTCCCGTAACCGAAATAAAAGTTGGCAGCGACTCGGTAGAAGTTACTACCCCTACCGAGACATACAGTGCTGGTGCGATCGTAATTACCGCAGGCAGTTGGGCAAAACAACTTCTGGAAAGACAGGGAATCGAACTACCTTTAAAAGTTATGCCCTGTCAGCTAGGCTTTTTTGAACCAGACCAGCCAGCCGAGTATGAACCAGGACGCTTTCCCGTCTTCTTTGCTCACATGAATGGAGACTATGGAGAAATGCCCTACGGTATTCCCAGTCATGATGGTTCTGGACTAAAAGTAACGACTTTCTACGGCTGGAACACAGTAAATTCTCCTGCTGAAGTAGACTATACTCCCGACCCCGATTGGATCGAGCGAATGCGGGGCTTTATCGCTAGATATATTCCTAAAGCAAACGGTTCTTTAGTGTCAACCCGTCGCTGTCTGTATACCATGACCCCCGATAAAGACTTTGTTATCGATCGCCATCGAGAATATCCCCACGTAGTCTTTGGAGCGGGTTTTTCGGGACACGGATTTAAGTTTACTACTCTAATCGGCAGTATTTTAGCAGACTTGGCACTTAAAGGCGAAACCGAACACGACATCAGCTTGTTTGAGCTAGAACGTTTTCAAACAGTAGCGGTATAGCTTAACTAAGCGCGACTGCATTTTAGTTAGTAAAAAATCATCCATATCCCCAAAACTATGAATCAGCTACAGTCTTCTGTCGGTCAGGGCAAAACTTATATTGTCGGTGCGGGAGTGGCAGGGCTTTTAGTTGCCGATGCTTTAATTGAGTTGAGTAGCTCTAGATCTCAAACCCTACCAAATATTGAAATTATCGACCAGGCATTTAGCGTTGGTGAAAAATTAACTAAAGGTAACGGGCGTAGCATGACCGTAAGTGAAGGATTGGTAGCAGCAGGAGCAACGCCAGCACAATTACGGGCTGCTTTTACTACCTCGGTTTTTGAAGGCGGAATGTTGTATCCAGGCTTTGCACCCACCGAAGCAGATCGTCAAGCGATTATTGCTTATATCAAAAGTATGGAAGCAGATGTAGAAGAACAGGCACAAATTCTTGCCCAACAGGGCATGGAAACAGATGTTAATGCTGCTGCCTTACTAGCTCGTGACGACGCACTGCTAAGATTTGGATTTGCCAACGTCGAGCTATGGCAAGTGTTTGCTCGGAAAAATCCGATAATTGCTGCCAAGTCTGGTCTGCAAATGAACGAGAAATTTAGAATTTACGAAGGCGCGACAGCAAAAAAACGAGCGATAAAGGAAGTAGAAAGCATCAATCGTATTGGCGCGGAATTTGGAGCGAGTAGTAGTGCCAGGCTAATTAGTTATCGAGAAGCGATCGCTATCGATCCCGCTCTCAAGCCATATTTTTTGTCGCGGTTGGACGAGGCTGGCAATTATCAAGGAGCGATTACCATGCAGCCTGGGGGAGTGATTCACGGCGGGCTTTTAGTAAGAGAACTAGAACAAAAGCTGCGGCAATTGGGGGTAACTTTTAGTTTAGGGCTAAAAGTCTGCGGTATTGAATTAGACTCTGACGGGCGAATTGTGGGATTGAAAGTGCTTAAAAATGGAGTAGAGACAGCAATAGGTTCGCCGAAAGATCGCTTTATATGTACTACTGGCTGCGATCGCCTGCTTTCTCAGTCGGGTATTTTCTCTGAGGAGTTGTTTCCCATTGCTGGAACTAGCATTACTATCCCCGTAGATGAAGAAGCCGTTCGTCGTGGCATTCCTTTTTCTAGAAAGTCTTGGAAACAAGATGGCGTAGGACCGTTAGTTATCAGTCCTACCTTCTCGGCAAACGATGAATTTATCGCCTTTATAGATGCTCTCGACCCTGCTACTTTCGATCCTCTAGCCCCAGAAATTAGAGAATTGGAGTTTTTTAGTGCGGAATTTAGCGAATCGTTTGTGGCTCAAACTTTTAATCCCCAGACTATCGATCCCCGTCAGCCAGACTTCGATCCCTTTTGTGTTGGTGCTAGAGCAGGTAGCTGGGAACTAAGGATTGGAGGCTTGAAGTTCTATCCAGGTCGGGAAGAAGCACTAGATCTCGACCATTCGGGAGTGCGCTGGGCGTTGCACGAACAGATTAAAAAGGCGATCGAGTTTATGCCAGAACTAATGTCTCATGTCTTGCAGCGATCGCTTCCTACAGTCGATACCGATGGCTACCAAGGCGATCGAGTTACTGCAGAAGATTTACTCAAACTTCAGCCCTGGACGGGAGCTAGACCGATGTACGACAAAGGTATGGCAGCAGTGGGAGCTTTTTGTAGTAATGGCTATGCTATAGTCGGTACGGGGTCTTGGGGAATGGCTTGCGGTCTTGGTAATGCAGCAATTATCGCTCAATTAGTTAACGAAATTCCTCAAACCGAGCTAAAAGTGGGCAATATGAAATCTCATGGGATTATTGACTATCTCCAGAGAGTTTTACCATCTCGACTTAAAAGAGCGAATGGATCTTGTCAGAGTCAGATTTTTGAAAGTGAATTGGTCTAAAATTATCCTCTGATTGGGCTGGACTAATACTAATTCACTAAAATTTTCCGAGCATAAGAGCAGGGGAGCGTAGTGCAGCTTACAAAGGTATGTTTTTAATAATTGAATGATTTACTGGTAAAACTGAAACGGAAAATCAAGGATATGTCTTCCCCTACCTCCCTAATTTTTCTACTTCCCCACCTAACTTTACAGTTAAATCTAAAAATCATACATTTGAAAGGCAGGGTGCAGGAAGATTTTTGGGCTACTAGATCCTCTTGTTCTCTGCACCCAAGCGATGCTCTCTTGCCTCGAAGCCGCTCCCAAGCAAAGCGATGCCCTACTTCCTTTATGCTTTAAAACCTAAAAATAGTTCGCAAGGTTCCGACATAAATAGTGCTATTATCTGAGTCACCGTTAGGATTAAATAAAGCATAACCGCCAGGCGTAAGCAGAATAAAGTCGTTCAAAGCGTATTGATATTCTACGTTCAAAAGATAGGGTGTATCTGGATCGTCATTTAGGGCATCTCCTCCAGAATCAACTAGACTAGGTGGCTGTCCAAAACTGACAATAAAAGTCGAGCCTTCTTTTAGTAAATCGGTGTAAGTTACGTAGGCATTCCAGTTTAAAATGTCGGCATCAGCATTGCCTTCAGTTACCGAAGCAGTAGTATAACCAAAGTAACCGCCAACTGACAGTCGTTCTATAACTCGGAAGCTGGTAGCAAAACCATAGTTATTAGAGGTGTTGGCGCGATCGTCAAAAGGATCGGTTGCCGCATCAGTTCCGACAAAGCCAGCAAGATCGTAGCCACTACCCGCACCCTGATAGGCTCTAAGATAAGCAAAAGCCATGTTTAAACGTTCATCTAATAAAGAAATATTTAGGTTGGCACCAGCCGTATAGTTACCGTTAAAAAAACCATTGCCAGACTCAGGAGAGGCGGGATTAGCTGCCCAATAACCTACTTGAAAATTCACCGAGTCGATAAATTCAAAACCCAAACCAACAGCTGCAGCACCACCGTTGGCATTATCATAAATTAAGTTATTGTAGGCACTGTAAAGACTCAGAGCATCATAAGCTATTCCCATCGTGGGAGCAACATCAAAAAAATCATCGACATCAACGCCACTAGTACCGACGAAACCCGTGATTTTATCATTAATGGGAAAATTGTAGTATAAAGCATTTATTTCAAAACTATTACCATTATCGCCTTCATAATTTAAAGCTAGAGCATTATTACCGCCAGATACGGCTGGACTGGTAACGTTCCTTGCCTGTAGGCGAACTCTCAAGAAATCTTTTCCTGTAAAGCTACTGTCAAAGTTGAGACGAACTTGACTGCTAAAAATAACTTGGTCGTCAATATCGTCACCGTTGGGCTTTTCGTCGCCAAAAGTTCCCAGAATATAGTTAACAATCTCTACATTGAGTTTAGTGGTAGTCGAAAACTGGTTATCTTCTAAAAAAGCAGTCCGACTCTCGATATTGTCGATTCTACCTCCAAGACTCGCAAGTTCTGCTTCAAACTCGGTAGTCAATCGCTGCATCGTATCTAAATCTTCTCTGGAAATAGCCTCAGAAGAAGCAATCAAACGTTCGATTTGGGTTAGACAAGAATTTAATCCTGCGGCAAATTCATAACGAGTTAGAGCTTGACTACCTTTATAGGTCTGGTCGGGAAATCCAGCAATA
This window of the Myxosarcina sp. GI1 genome carries:
- a CDS encoding iron uptake porin — translated: MMNNLFKLLPMGAVTLAVLLSTGDRLNAMPLQESEDKMGQVTNVNQLRDVYPTDWAYEALRSLVDRYGCIAGFPDQTYKGSQALTRYEFAAGLNSCLTQIERLIASSEAISREDLDTMQRLTTEFEAELASLGGRIDNIESRTAFLEDNQFSTTTKLNVEIVNYILGTFGDEKPNGDDIDDQVIFSSQVRLNFDSSFTGKDFLRVRLQARNVTSPAVSGGNNALALNYEGDNGNSFEINALYYNFPINDKITGFVGTSGVDVDDFFDVAPTMGIAYDALSLYSAYNNLIYDNANGGAAAVGLGFEFIDSVNFQVGYWAANPASPESGNGFFNGNYTAGANLNISLLDERLNMAFAYLRAYQGAGSGYDLAGFVGTDAATDPFDDRANTSNNYGFATSFRVIERLSVGGYFGYTTASVTEGNADADILNWNAYVTYTDLLKEGSTFIVSFGQPPSLVDSGGDALNDDPDTPYLLNVEYQYALNDFILLTPGGYALFNPNGDSDNSTIYVGTLRTIFRF
- a CDS encoding FAD-dependent oxidoreductase — encoded protein: MNQLQSSVGQGKTYIVGAGVAGLLVADALIELSSSRSQTLPNIEIIDQAFSVGEKLTKGNGRSMTVSEGLVAAGATPAQLRAAFTTSVFEGGMLYPGFAPTEADRQAIIAYIKSMEADVEEQAQILAQQGMETDVNAAALLARDDALLRFGFANVELWQVFARKNPIIAAKSGLQMNEKFRIYEGATAKKRAIKEVESINRIGAEFGASSSARLISYREAIAIDPALKPYFLSRLDEAGNYQGAITMQPGGVIHGGLLVRELEQKLRQLGVTFSLGLKVCGIELDSDGRIVGLKVLKNGVETAIGSPKDRFICTTGCDRLLSQSGIFSEELFPIAGTSITIPVDEEAVRRGIPFSRKSWKQDGVGPLVISPTFSANDEFIAFIDALDPATFDPLAPEIRELEFFSAEFSESFVAQTFNPQTIDPRQPDFDPFCVGARAGSWELRIGGLKFYPGREEALDLDHSGVRWALHEQIKKAIEFMPELMSHVLQRSLPTVDTDGYQGDRVTAEDLLKLQPWTGARPMYDKGMAAVGAFCSNGYAIVGTGSWGMACGLGNAAIIAQLVNEIPQTELKVGNMKSHGIIDYLQRVLPSRLKRANGSCQSQIFESELV
- the solA gene encoding N-methyl-L-tryptophan oxidase, which codes for MSENFDVIVLGAGGMGSAAAYYLSKANQKVLLLEQFELNHQQGSSYGYSRVIRYSYDNPVYVELMRAAYPLWFALQEEAKETLYVRTGGLDFGLPSQPTFAKLRHSMDRAKLQYEHLTAAEAGDRFPQFQFESGMEALYQHETGLLAASKCVLAHTRCAIERGAIFKDRTPVTEIKVGSDSVEVTTPTETYSAGAIVITAGSWAKQLLERQGIELPLKVMPCQLGFFEPDQPAEYEPGRFPVFFAHMNGDYGEMPYGIPSHDGSGLKVTTFYGWNTVNSPAEVDYTPDPDWIERMRGFIARYIPKANGSLVSTRRCLYTMTPDKDFVIDRHREYPHVVFGAGFSGHGFKFTTLIGSILADLALKGETEHDISLFELERFQTVAV